In Acidianus brierleyi, one genomic interval encodes:
- the ureA gene encoding urease subunit gamma has translation MLFTPKEQEKLLLSWAAEVARRRKAKGIKLNYEEALAIISDFIIESAREGKKMSEIIKESQMLLSENDVMEGVPELLDLIQVEATFPDGTKLVTVRNPIKSDKSFLNTYDIKDGEIELLDEGEISITNSGDRPIQVSSHYHLFEVNSKLKFDREKAFGFRLAIPAGTAIRFEPGQTKLVKIRKIGGNRRVTGLNRLTEGSLDHNKEEAMKRAKEKGFI, from the coding sequence ATGTTATTCACTCCTAAAGAGCAGGAAAAATTACTATTATCATGGGCAGCTGAAGTAGCCAGACGAAGAAAGGCTAAGGGCATAAAATTAAACTATGAAGAAGCTTTGGCTATAATTTCAGATTTTATAATAGAGAGTGCTAGAGAAGGTAAAAAAATGTCCGAAATAATTAAAGAATCGCAAATGCTTCTAAGCGAAAATGATGTTATGGAAGGTGTGCCAGAACTTTTAGATCTGATTCAAGTAGAAGCTACTTTTCCTGATGGCACGAAACTTGTTACAGTAAGAAATCCAATAAAATCTGACAAAAGTTTTCTAAATACATACGATATCAAAGATGGAGAAATAGAACTTTTAGATGAAGGAGAAATTTCAATAACTAATTCTGGAGATAGGCCTATTCAGGTAAGTTCTCATTATCATTTATTTGAAGTCAACAGTAAGCTTAAGTTTGATAGAGAGAAAGCTTTTGGTTTTAGATTAGCTATACCTGCAGGCACTGCAATTAGATTTGAGCCTGGACAGACTAAGTTAGTCAAAATAAGGAAAATTGGCGGGAACAGAAGAGTAACAGGCTTAAATAGATTAACTGAAGGTTCTCTTGATCATAATAAAGAAGAAGCTATGAAAAGAGCTAAAGAGAAGGGATTTATATGA
- a CDS encoding DUF1059 domain-containing protein → MLFKKKKYYFNCEDIGMNCGYSIKGASSEEEVLNILKIHAKYSHNINEISNDLLGKIKSNIKKM, encoded by the coding sequence ATGCTATTCAAAAAGAAAAAGTATTATTTTAATTGTGAAGATATAGGAATGAATTGCGGATATTCTATAAAAGGAGCGTCAAGCGAAGAAGAGGTTTTAAATATTCTCAAAATTCATGCAAAATATTCTCACAATATAAACGAGATATCTAATGATTTATTAGGAAAAATAAAATCTAATATAAAGAAAATGTAA
- a CDS encoding DUF1059 domain-containing protein, which yields MKYSFKCSDIGQKCGLEIYGAQSEEELLQELSIHARIEHKMNSIPDEVLNAIKSNIKKS from the coding sequence ATGAAATACTCTTTTAAATGTTCGGATATAGGACAAAAGTGCGGGTTAGAGATATATGGAGCCCAAAGTGAAGAAGAACTTCTGCAGGAACTTTCCATTCATGCACGAATTGAACATAAGATGAATTCGATCCCAGATGAAGTTTTAAATGCAATAAAATCAAACATAAAGAAGTCATGA
- a CDS encoding Lrp/AsnC family transcriptional regulator, giving the protein MELDDTDLRILKMIQGDAKFPLEKMADILRIPKSTIAYRIKKMEKSGIIRGYFTSIDPSSIKLDYVIISLVKAKYGKDYHDILGKKLSELPGVWGVYFVLGDNDFIVMGRYKTREDFMKNYLERLMDMPEIERTNTQVVAKTIKETPYVVIENILNPDNK; this is encoded by the coding sequence ATGGAACTAGATGACACTGACCTAAGGATATTGAAAATGATACAAGGAGACGCCAAGTTTCCATTAGAAAAAATGGCCGATATCTTAAGAATACCTAAATCAACTATTGCTTATAGAATAAAGAAAATGGAAAAATCTGGGATAATAAGAGGATACTTTACTTCTATAGATCCATCAAGTATAAAATTAGATTATGTTATAATATCACTAGTAAAGGCTAAATATGGGAAAGATTATCATGATATATTAGGCAAAAAACTATCAGAATTACCAGGCGTATGGGGAGTTTATTTTGTTTTAGGAGATAATGATTTTATTGTAATGGGAAGATATAAGACTAGAGAAGATTTCATGAAGAATTATTTAGAAAGACTTATGGATATGCCCGAAATAGAGAGAACAAATACTCAAGTCGTAGCAAAAACTATCAAAGAGACACCTTATGTAGTTATAGAAAATATTCTGAATCCAGATAATAAATAA
- a CDS encoding Ldh family oxidoreductase, with protein MLTDYNKLKELVTEVLNKRGIEESKVIADHFVEAELRGHSSHGVQRLIPLVKGVELGTIRKELCFEVIRETNDSILVDGMHSIGISLWNMLAEKEFGDTISIIAVRNASHVGFLGYYTEKVAKKGKVGIMIGNAEPAVVKPGSSDKILSTTPISIAIPSKIPLILDMALASTSRGKIIEASRKGYKIPYGVAVDKNGEITDEPESALNGGIMPLGGEKGFYLMLALELLVSYLSGSAVGPQVKGVLNTENPPNKGEIMIIINPRYLESKEDSLEFMRNIIKSELPGEHGLKMREIKMKRGIEIDDKLYSIIQELNNKVPYFK; from the coding sequence ATGCTAACAGATTATAATAAATTAAAGGAATTAGTTACAGAAGTTCTAAATAAAAGGGGAATAGAAGAAAGTAAAGTAATAGCAGATCACTTTGTAGAAGCAGAACTAAGGGGACACTCCTCACACGGCGTTCAAAGATTAATACCATTAGTTAAAGGAGTAGAACTTGGTACAATAAGGAAAGAACTCTGCTTCGAAGTTATTAGAGAAACTAACGATTCTATATTAGTCGATGGAATGCATAGTATAGGAATATCCCTTTGGAACATGTTAGCAGAAAAAGAATTTGGAGATACAATAAGTATAATAGCTGTAAGAAATGCTTCCCATGTAGGATTCTTAGGATATTATACAGAAAAAGTAGCTAAGAAAGGCAAAGTAGGGATAATGATAGGAAATGCCGAGCCTGCAGTTGTAAAACCTGGAAGTTCAGATAAAATTCTTTCAACAACTCCTATAAGTATTGCTATTCCAAGTAAAATCCCATTAATTCTTGACATGGCACTAGCATCTACTTCTAGAGGAAAAATTATTGAAGCTTCAAGAAAAGGATACAAGATACCTTATGGAGTTGCAGTAGATAAAAACGGAGAGATAACAGACGAACCAGAAAGCGCATTAAACGGTGGAATAATGCCGTTAGGAGGAGAAAAAGGATTTTATCTAATGCTAGCATTAGAGCTTTTAGTATCATACTTATCTGGATCAGCAGTAGGCCCACAAGTTAAGGGTGTCTTAAACACTGAAAATCCGCCTAACAAAGGAGAAATAATGATAATAATAAATCCAAGATATTTGGAATCTAAAGAGGATTCACTGGAATTTATGAGAAATATAATAAAATCAGAGCTTCCAGGAGAACACGGACTTAAAATGAGAGAAATAAAAATGAAAAGAGGAATAGAAATCGACGAT
- a CDS encoding MFS transporter, with protein sequence MDSKGIFYSAITIFLITFAIRASNNMLITTIPLIADYYFHFTPTFIGLVSSMASIFSFISSIFINSKLYPSLRRKVFIASSFLYAFTFPLFYLVNPILVWIFASIAGFSMGIIFPNIITFAGSIGDQKSRERMLSLYTTSLSVSLILSPSIESLILSKFTLIQAFLFFSLLSAIVPIIALKIKFFETNKKMGKVAFANYRVIKSPGFLVSLFNNIMYDIPFGMIETFGGIYAITLFHVSYSTATLLFTFYFLTSFISRSILTIRPPFHVIKLVILNSVISIIGLALASMSYNLSMYIFSLLLLGIPHGLTYPSSLILLSRSFTDEETRSVANSYFSGILIGLAAIIPIVMAVSVEIIGLRYSFGLLTAVVLFFFLLVMKEYNKLKQNI encoded by the coding sequence GTGGATTCAAAAGGAATATTTTATTCCGCTATCACTATTTTCCTTATAACGTTTGCTATTAGGGCATCAAATAATATGCTAATAACTACAATACCTTTAATTGCAGATTATTATTTTCATTTTACACCGACATTTATAGGCTTAGTGTCCTCTATGGCATCTATTTTTTCGTTTATTTCTAGTATTTTCATAAATTCTAAATTATATCCTAGTTTAAGAAGGAAAGTCTTCATAGCTTCCTCTTTTCTATACGCGTTTACTTTTCCTCTTTTCTATCTCGTAAATCCTATACTAGTGTGGATTTTCGCATCAATAGCAGGATTTTCTATGGGAATAATATTCCCTAATATTATAACATTCGCAGGTTCAATAGGAGATCAAAAAAGCAGGGAAAGAATGCTAAGTCTATATACTACCTCTTTGAGTGTTTCATTAATCTTAAGTCCATCAATAGAATCTTTAATCTTATCTAAGTTTACTTTGATTCAAGCTTTCCTGTTCTTTTCTTTATTAAGTGCTATAGTACCAATAATAGCACTTAAAATAAAATTTTTCGAAACTAATAAAAAGATGGGTAAAGTAGCTTTTGCCAATTACAGAGTAATAAAATCACCAGGATTTTTAGTTTCACTCTTTAATAACATAATGTACGATATACCTTTCGGTATGATCGAAACTTTTGGAGGTATTTATGCAATAACTCTTTTTCACGTAAGCTATTCTACAGCAACGCTGTTATTTACTTTCTATTTTCTTACATCCTTCATCAGTAGAAGTATACTTACTATAAGGCCTCCATTTCATGTTATAAAATTAGTAATTCTAAATTCTGTAATAAGCATTATAGGATTAGCTTTAGCTTCGATGTCATATAATCTATCTATGTATATATTCTCTTTACTTTTACTAGGAATTCCACATGGATTAACGTATCCTTCTTCTCTTATATTATTGTCAAGAAGTTTTACTGATGAGGAGACAAGAAGCGTGGCAAATAGTTATTTTAGTGGAATACTTATAGGTTTAGCCGCTATCATTCCAATAGTTATGGCAGTGTCAGTAGAAATTATAGGGTTAAGATATTCTTTTGGTTTATTAACTGCAGTAGTATTATTTTTCTTTTTACTAGTAATGAAAGAATATAATAAGCTTAAACAAAATATTTAA
- a CDS encoding winged helix-turn-helix transcriptional regulator, whose protein sequence is MDEIDKKILYYLLKDGRVSQRSISESLGLTPPTLVYRFKKMREDGILYGFSVLVNPNFYGKYYGFGAFKNIKDFSADWIFFKLKCFEWLNVYGIEGNSIEDIKDKISYMSKDLGEIQMTYVPEQEIITPNQFDVRILSKLLEDPRAQPSDIAESLNLSSKLVSKRLKIMESRGYIKVLPIINIPKSGSVIFSMFSMRIKDIRNILNECRFMEITDMKAGIQICFAESMEEAKKYINAVRAVDKQADVMLIYDYFIKRVDVK, encoded by the coding sequence ATGGATGAGATTGACAAGAAGATATTATACTATCTTCTAAAAGATGGTAGAGTATCACAACGAAGTATATCTGAAAGTTTAGGATTAACTCCTCCTACTTTAGTTTATAGATTTAAAAAAATGAGAGAAGATGGAATTTTATATGGGTTTTCTGTTCTTGTAAATCCTAATTTTTACGGTAAATATTATGGTTTTGGAGCTTTTAAGAACATAAAGGACTTTTCAGCAGATTGGATATTTTTTAAATTAAAATGTTTTGAATGGTTAAACGTCTATGGAATAGAAGGTAACAGTATTGAAGATATTAAGGATAAGATATCTTACATGAGTAAAGATCTAGGAGAAATTCAGATGACATATGTACCTGAACAGGAAATAATTACACCTAATCAATTTGACGTAAGGATATTATCTAAACTTCTAGAAGATCCTAGAGCTCAGCCTTCTGATATAGCAGAAAGCCTTAATCTATCTTCTAAATTAGTTTCCAAAAGATTAAAAATAATGGAAAGTAGAGGTTACATTAAAGTTCTTCCAATTATAAACATTCCTAAATCTGGAAGCGTAATATTCTCCATGTTTTCAATGAGAATTAAGGATATAAGAAATATTCTAAATGAGTGCAGATTTATGGAAATTACGGACATGAAAGCTGGGATTCAAATATGTTTTGCAGAAAGTATGGAAGAAGCAAAAAAATACATAAATGCTGTTAGGGCTGTAGATAAGCAAGCTGATGTTATGCTAATATATGATTATTTTATAAAAAGAGTAGACGTAAAATAA